From the Limosilactobacillus panis genome, one window contains:
- a CDS encoding PspC domain-containing protein — MRESQHKKLTRSASDRILAGVFGGFGQYFNCSPNIFRVAYVILSILSGIVPGIIIYIIMMVIIPPDPTHPGILGFFRAINDMQQGSNLTSADSRSRRTLTDVEEKDIKRNGRS, encoded by the coding sequence ATGCGCGAAAGTCAACATAAAAAATTAACTCGGTCAGCAAGCGACCGGATTCTTGCGGGCGTGTTTGGTGGCTTTGGGCAATACTTTAATTGTTCGCCGAATATTTTCCGAGTTGCGTATGTTATTTTAAGCATCTTGAGTGGAATTGTTCCGGGAATTATCATTTACATCATTATGATGGTTATTATCCCGCCTGATCCAACTCACCCCGGCATCTTAGGCTTCTTTAGAGCCATTAATGATATGCAGCAGGGAAGTAATTTGACATCTGCGGACTCCCGTTCACGACGAACGCTTACGGATGTTGAAGAAAAAGATATTAAAAGAAATGGAAGATCATAA
- a CDS encoding phage holin family protein: protein MTFWERVLIDTILFIALAGLFAGTGMFYISSAWIALLASFVLAILNVLVKPILVVLSLPINILTLGLFSIVINGAMLQLTSMFVGPALFHFSSFWSAMLIAIIMAICNTVITSHQSEY, encoded by the coding sequence ATGACTTTTTGGGAAAGAGTTTTAATTGATACAATTTTATTCATTGCCCTTGCCGGCTTGTTTGCGGGAACAGGGATGTTTTACATCAGTAGTGCCTGGATTGCCTTGTTAGCAAGCTTTGTCCTGGCAATTCTCAATGTATTAGTTAAACCAATTTTGGTTGTTTTGTCATTGCCAATTAATATTTTGACCTTAGGCCTCTTCAGCATTGTGATTAATGGGGCAATGCTACAGCTAACGTCGATGTTTGTTGGCCCCGCCCTTTTTCATTTTTCATCGTTTTGGTCCGCCATGTTGATTGCAATCATCATGGCCATCTGCAACACGGTGATTACCAGTCACCAGTCAGAAT